A DNA window from Bradyrhizobium barranii subsp. barranii contains the following coding sequences:
- a CDS encoding sigma-70 family RNA polymerase sigma factor, with the protein MRGREDEWTGLMRSAMAGDDAAYHRLLKAVTPVLRAAARRGLARAGQPPDQAEDIVQEILLAVHLKRHTWDSEAPFAPWLFAIGRNKLIDALRRRGRRVFVNIDDFAETLPGEAPQETASAAEVATQLDTLPQRQRDVLQSIAVDSASIKDTASKFSMSEGAVRVALHRGLAALTAKLRDH; encoded by the coding sequence GTGCGCGGACGTGAGGACGAGTGGACCGGCCTGATGCGGTCGGCCATGGCAGGCGATGATGCGGCGTATCATCGCCTTTTGAAGGCGGTCACGCCTGTGCTGCGCGCTGCCGCGAGGCGGGGTCTGGCGCGCGCCGGGCAGCCTCCCGACCAGGCCGAGGATATCGTGCAGGAGATTTTGTTGGCGGTGCATCTGAAGCGGCACACCTGGGACAGCGAAGCCCCCTTCGCCCCGTGGCTGTTTGCGATCGGGCGCAACAAGCTGATCGATGCGCTCCGGCGGCGGGGCCGGCGGGTCTTCGTCAACATCGACGATTTCGCCGAGACGCTGCCGGGCGAGGCACCGCAGGAGACGGCCTCGGCGGCCGAGGTCGCGACGCAGCTCGACACGCTGCCGCAGCGCCAGCGCGACGTGCTGCAGTCGATTGCCGTCGACAGCGCTTCGATCAAGGACACGGCGTCAAAGTTTTCGATGAGCGAAGGTGCGGTGCGGGTCGCGCTGCATCGCGGACTTGCGGCGCTGACTGCCAAACTGCGGGACCACTAG
- a CDS encoding NrsF family protein, with protein sequence MDTDQLIRSLAADNAHRAPRVGAVLTMALLVAAPFSILIFASFLGVRPDVMTAMHNPFFDTKFAVTLSLAIPAIIVSLHLSRPEALMRGWGWLLLLPVGLLAVAIGSETMMAPAMPMTMRLVGKNSRVCMLAIPAMSLPLLAGALFGLRHGAPSHPALAGALAGLLSAGLAATLYASHCTDDSPLFVATWYTIATALVTAIGAYAGSKVLRY encoded by the coding sequence ATGGATACCGATCAACTCATTCGCTCGCTCGCGGCCGACAACGCCCATCGCGCGCCGCGCGTCGGCGCCGTGCTGACGATGGCGCTGCTGGTGGCGGCACCGTTCTCGATCCTGATCTTCGCCAGCTTCCTTGGCGTGCGGCCCGACGTGATGACCGCGATGCATAATCCGTTCTTCGATACGAAGTTCGCGGTCACGCTGTCGCTTGCGATCCCCGCGATCATCGTCAGCCTGCATCTGTCGCGGCCCGAAGCCTTGATGCGCGGCTGGGGCTGGCTGCTGCTGCTTCCCGTCGGCCTGCTTGCGGTTGCGATCGGCAGCGAGACCATGATGGCCCCGGCGATGCCGATGACGATGCGGCTGGTGGGCAAGAACTCCCGGGTGTGCATGCTCGCGATCCCCGCGATGTCGCTGCCGCTGCTTGCGGGCGCGCTGTTCGGCCTGCGCCACGGCGCGCCGTCGCATCCTGCACTCGCCGGCGCGCTCGCCGGCCTGCTGTCGGCCGGCCTTGCCGCAACGCTCTACGCCTCGCACTGCACCGACGACTCGCCGCTGTTCGTTGCGACCTGGTACACGATCGCGACGGCACTCGTGACCGCGATCGGCGCCTACGCGGGTTCGAAGGTTTTGCGCTACTAG
- a CDS encoding DUF2336 domain-containing protein — protein sequence MRSKSEKPSENLLEELQTALSHGTVARRVEALRRVTDLFINNAVDYSDEHIRVFDDVFQCLIEQIEASARTLLANRLAPIAAAPPKIIRTLALDEVIEVSGPVLSKSERLDEATLIEIARTRSQAHLKAISLRRVLSEALTDVLVARGNEDVVQSTVSNPGAQLSEGSFTDLVTRAERDDDLATCIGLRPDLPRHHYLKLIAKASLSVRRKLETAHPELADEVSSVVQEATQRVRAAAMTRQTEMARALVRSLHEDGRLNEFQVTSFAEQGKFDETNAGLAALAGVAVETAENMMIESRNEGVMVLAKVAGMQWSSVRAIIAMREKLSGGSKTDMLTLRDAYEALRSSTAQQVLRFHRMQQGTTPVA from the coding sequence ATGAGATCGAAATCCGAAAAACCATCCGAGAACCTGCTTGAGGAATTGCAGACCGCGCTCTCGCACGGCACCGTCGCGCGCCGGGTCGAGGCCCTGCGCCGCGTCACTGATCTCTTCATTAACAATGCGGTGGATTATTCCGACGAGCACATCAGGGTGTTCGACGACGTGTTCCAGTGCCTGATCGAGCAGATCGAGGCCTCGGCGAGAACGCTGCTCGCCAACCGTCTCGCGCCGATCGCGGCTGCGCCGCCCAAGATCATCCGCACCCTCGCGCTCGACGAGGTGATCGAGGTCTCCGGACCCGTGCTCTCGAAATCGGAACGGCTGGACGAGGCGACCCTGATCGAGATCGCGCGCACCAGGAGCCAGGCGCATCTCAAGGCGATCTCGCTGCGGCGGGTGCTGTCGGAAGCACTGACCGACGTGCTGGTGGCGCGCGGCAACGAAGACGTCGTGCAATCGACCGTCAGCAATCCGGGCGCGCAGCTCTCCGAGGGAAGTTTCACCGACCTCGTCACGCGCGCCGAACGCGACGATGACCTCGCCACCTGCATCGGCCTGCGGCCCGACCTGCCGCGCCATCACTACCTGAAGCTGATCGCCAAGGCGTCCCTGAGCGTGCGCAGGAAGCTCGAGACCGCGCATCCGGAGCTCGCGGACGAAGTGTCCAGCGTGGTCCAGGAAGCGACCCAGCGGGTCCGCGCCGCCGCCATGACCAGGCAGACCGAAATGGCGCGCGCGCTGGTGAGATCGCTGCACGAGGATGGTCGTCTCAACGAGTTCCAGGTCACCAGCTTCGCCGAGCAGGGCAAGTTCGACGAGACCAATGCGGGGCTCGCGGCGCTCGCGGGCGTCGCGGTCGAGACCGCCGAGAACATGATGATCGAGAGCCGCAACGAGGGCGTGATGGTCCTCGCCAAGGTCGCAGGCATGCAATGGTCAAGCGTCCGCGCGATCATCGCCATGCGCGAAAAGCTCTCGGGCGGCTCGAAGACCGACATGCTGACGCTGCGCGATGCCTACGAGGCCCTGCGCTCATCGACCGCGCAGCAGGTGCTGCGCTTCCACCGCATGCAGCAGGGCACGACGCCGGTGGCGTGA
- a CDS encoding GGDEF domain-containing protein: MSTAATTLSERNAAEVADLVLMPDAAAPEVRPRRVRQRRQMYVGQVASYSLGAFVLLIYAHDGVVPMNVPSLFWVGGLMIIGIFVVMSEAGVGDRHSDHYLTVFQISAHMALQFIFLVSVPTLGIAFISVLFLIFAFGTLRMTSAQAMFTWAIATTCLAAVFLASDLPIGMPVATKLQRAASMLCFVLVIGQCAFLGLFGATLRKVLYRRSIELKAAYQRIEELAELDELTGSYNRRCIMRLLDAEVEKSQQASAPCAIALIDLDWFKRINDAHGHPVGDEVLRTFAITIFANIRPADFFGRYGGEEFLLLLPGTDGGAAGRMLERLRGIVADLDWSAFSPGMRVTISAGVVTLRDNDTADTFLARADSALYSAKAQGRNRIATS, encoded by the coding sequence ATGAGCACGGCCGCGACGACCTTATCGGAGAGGAATGCCGCTGAGGTCGCGGATCTCGTTCTCATGCCCGACGCGGCTGCGCCCGAGGTACGACCACGCCGGGTCCGGCAACGCCGGCAGATGTATGTCGGCCAGGTCGCAAGCTACTCGCTCGGCGCCTTCGTGCTGCTGATCTATGCCCATGACGGCGTCGTCCCGATGAACGTTCCGTCGCTGTTCTGGGTCGGCGGCCTGATGATCATCGGCATCTTCGTCGTGATGTCGGAAGCCGGCGTCGGCGACAGACACAGCGACCATTATCTCACCGTCTTCCAGATCTCGGCGCACATGGCGCTGCAGTTCATCTTCCTGGTGTCGGTGCCGACCCTCGGCATCGCCTTCATCAGCGTGCTGTTCCTGATCTTCGCCTTCGGCACGCTGCGCATGACCTCGGCGCAGGCGATGTTCACCTGGGCGATCGCGACGACCTGCCTCGCGGCCGTCTTCCTCGCCTCCGACCTGCCGATCGGCATGCCAGTCGCCACGAAGCTCCAGCGGGCCGCCTCGATGCTGTGCTTCGTCCTGGTGATCGGCCAGTGCGCCTTCCTCGGCCTGTTCGGCGCCACACTGCGAAAGGTCCTGTACCGGCGCAGCATCGAGCTGAAGGCCGCCTATCAGCGCATCGAGGAGCTCGCCGAGCTCGACGAGCTCACCGGCTCCTACAACCGCCGCTGCATCATGCGGCTGCTCGATGCAGAGGTCGAAAAGTCGCAGCAGGCGTCCGCACCTTGCGCCATCGCGCTGATCGACCTCGACTGGTTCAAGCGCATCAACGACGCCCACGGCCACCCCGTCGGCGACGAGGTGCTGCGCACCTTCGCCATCACCATTTTTGCAAATATCCGCCCGGCCGACTTTTTCGGCCGCTATGGCGGCGAGGAATTTCTGCTGCTGCTGCCGGGCACCGACGGCGGCGCGGCGGGGCGCATGCTCGAGCGGCTGCGCGGCATCGTCGCCGATCTCGACTGGAGCGCATTTTCCCCCGGCATGCGGGTGACGATTTCCGCGGGCGTCGTGACGCTGCGCGACAACGATACTGCCGACACGTTTCTCGCACGCGCCGACAGCGCGCTTTATTCCGCCAAGGCGCAAGGGCGCAACCGTATTGCAACGAGCTGA
- a CDS encoding S8 family serine peptidase codes for MTRKSESKSRAGAYASSVGAALLLAGLGVEVAQAQAIMRTPTISVPTRTPTISPSIAARVSPGVGARAVGVGPGPRSIPAIPRTTTTARMRPVLPYARYSPNLYPACTAPYRDADGECLAQPGAGGDGTGKSGKKSAGKGRGNSTPAAVDLRTFANEFVAEIDGALSATEADELARRHGLTRVSSENFPLIGATFGLFRITDGRPSETVRREFAADGSVRSVQPNFRYVLQDQKSSVPTEGDPAQYALARLRLPQAHTLAHGANVTVAVIDSGIDAQHPELAHSIADNFDALGSAEGPHVHGTGIAGAIVAHAKLMGSAPEARIIAIRAFGGSTGGAQSSSYIVLRSLNYAAEHGAQIVNMSFAGPKDAVIERAIAAAAARGLVLIAAAGNAGAKSPPLYPAANPNVIAVSATDQQDKLFSASNRGNYIALAAPGVDIFLPAPDGKYQMTSGTSFSAAYVSGVAALLLERNYTLKPEALRMTLAKTARDLGSPGRDDLFGDGEADAFAAVMAVPVDNATPVAAASGTTKREDAEKRRDEPGVRAIEQPSLSSAGDKSTISQADRPATR; via the coding sequence ATGACGCGCAAGTCCGAGAGTAAGTCGCGAGCCGGGGCCTACGCTTCATCGGTCGGAGCTGCACTCCTGCTCGCCGGTCTCGGCGTCGAGGTTGCGCAGGCGCAGGCGATCATGCGCACGCCGACGATCAGCGTCCCCACGCGCACCCCGACCATCTCTCCCAGCATCGCCGCGCGCGTCAGCCCCGGTGTCGGTGCGCGGGCTGTCGGCGTCGGCCCCGGCCCGCGTTCTATCCCTGCTATCCCGCGTACCACCACCACGGCGCGGATGAGACCGGTGCTGCCCTATGCGCGCTATTCGCCGAACCTGTACCCCGCCTGCACCGCCCCCTATCGCGACGCCGACGGCGAATGCCTGGCGCAGCCGGGCGCAGGCGGCGATGGCACGGGCAAATCGGGCAAGAAGAGCGCCGGCAAGGGGCGGGGCAACAGCACGCCGGCCGCCGTCGACTTGCGCACCTTCGCCAACGAATTCGTGGCCGAGATCGACGGCGCGCTGTCGGCGACCGAAGCCGACGAGCTTGCGCGTCGCCACGGCCTGACGCGTGTCTCATCCGAGAATTTCCCGCTGATCGGGGCGACGTTCGGCCTGTTCCGCATCACGGACGGCCGGCCTTCCGAGACGGTGCGGCGTGAGTTCGCCGCCGACGGCAGCGTGCGCTCGGTCCAGCCGAACTTCCGCTACGTGCTCCAGGATCAGAAATCGTCGGTGCCGACCGAGGGCGATCCCGCGCAATACGCGCTGGCCAGGCTTCGCCTGCCGCAAGCGCATACGCTGGCGCACGGCGCCAACGTGACGGTTGCCGTGATCGACTCCGGCATCGACGCCCAACATCCCGAGCTCGCCCATTCCATCGCCGACAACTTTGATGCGCTCGGCAGCGCCGAGGGCCCGCATGTCCATGGCACCGGCATTGCCGGTGCCATCGTGGCGCATGCCAAGCTGATGGGCAGCGCGCCCGAAGCGCGCATCATCGCCATCCGCGCCTTTGGCGGCTCGACGGGTGGAGCCCAGAGCTCGTCCTACATCGTCCTGCGCTCGCTGAATTACGCCGCCGAGCACGGCGCGCAGATCGTCAATATGAGCTTTGCCGGTCCGAAGGACGCCGTGATCGAGCGCGCCATCGCGGCGGCCGCCGCCCGCGGGCTGGTGCTGATCGCGGCCGCCGGCAATGCCGGCGCGAAATCGCCGCCGCTCTATCCGGCCGCCAATCCCAACGTGATCGCGGTCAGCGCGACCGACCAGCAGGACAAGCTGTTCTCGGCGTCCAACCGCGGCAATTACATCGCGCTGGCGGCGCCTGGCGTCGACATCTTCCTTCCTGCGCCGGACGGCAAGTACCAGATGACCTCGGGGACCTCGTTCTCGGCCGCCTATGTCTCGGGCGTCGCCGCGCTGCTGCTCGAGCGCAATTACACGCTCAAGCCGGAGGCGCTGCGCATGACGCTGGCGAAGACAGCGCGCGACCTCGGTTCACCCGGCCGTGATGATCTCTTCGGCGACGGTGAGGCCGACGCGTTTGCCGCGGTGATGGCCGTTCCCGTCGACAACGCGACGCCTGTTGCGGCTGCGTCGGGTACAACAAAACGTGAAGATGCCGAGAAGCGTCGCGACGAGCCTGGCGTCCGCGCGATCGAACAACCCTCGCTGTCGAGCGCAGGCGATAAATCCACGATTTCTCAGGCGGATAGGCCGGCGACGCGATAG